ggtgggggtggcgaAAAACCCCAAAGCGACAAACCACAACAACCCAAATGGCAAGATTCACGCAAAATATTCCAGTTCAGGATCAAGATTGAAGAACAAGAGCAAGAAGTTACCCCCTGCTAGAGAGCACGTGTATACGGCAACAGGCACACGTGTTTCCAGGTGCTTTATACAGACACACTGATGGGTGACTGGAAGGCACTGAAGGCTTAAATCTTTCACCACCAGAACAAGTACTTCTGTCCCCCAAGTGCCTCAGCCTTGGCCAGTCACGTTCAAGAATAAAAGTTCACTCTGTACAGCAAAGACTTTTTATTAGTCACATGCCTGATGTTTGTGTTTTGCTCAGAATTTAATTCGGACTAACTCAGCATTAAGGGACTGGAAGCCAAGTTTTCCTAATCCCCTGGCCAAGAAACTCTGTGAATGTTTACTTACTTTGTCTGTTCCTCTTCTCTGTAAAATTATCCCACTGGCTAAAAGggcttttcctgtttcttcaaacaatttttcctcttcaatttttccttcttccttcagttcATTGAATTTCTCAACAAACCTAGATTTCAAAATTGTAATTTTACTCTCACAAATAATGTTTTGGTTCGCCGAAAGGAGAAAGGGACAAGTTCCAGGAACATTTAGTTTAATCACAAATAAATCCTACCTCTGGCAAGTAGATTTGTAGTTTAGTTGTGACAGGTCGAAAGGTCTTGGACCACTGCCATAAATTCTATAGAATTTCCTAttcaaaaaaaagagaagagtttCATTTTTCAAACCATCAAAAAGGGATGGAGTAAATGAAACAACAGAATCAGTTAATTTAGGCTAAAACAACAAGCATTCAcaaaactatttctctttttcccattaGCTATTATGTTATACAGAGATGTTTAGTCCATcatttttaagttttaataaaTTCTAGCTAACCTTCACCACCACCGGTAAGCCAGAGCACTCTAACTTCTTCACAGAGGGTTTAAGCCCAGCCTGGCCACACAACGCGGCTTACAGGAGTTTTTCGCGGTACAGGCATCACCAGCGATTGTAAACAGACGGCAGACAACAGGTTAGAAACAGATAATGATATAAATAAGCAGAGAGAACGCTGCTGGAAGGCCCAGTGACAGTAAGGCAGCTGTATCCCCCGCAGGGCCACCGACGAGGGGCAGCGGAACGTCCCCGGTGAATGGCGGGGCTCAGGCACCCCTCGGCGGCCGCCCAGGGAGGGAGAGCGGTAACTCACGCTCGCACTTGGTCCTCCTGGTAGAAGATGGGAGGGATGACATCCTTCACCTTGCCGTAGCGCGGCTTCGGCACCCGGTAGACGGGCTCCCTCCGCGGGGGAAAGGCAGCGTAGACGTCGAACCACAGCGGCTTCTTGATCACCCCGATGCGGAGCAGGTTGCGGGTCCTGCCGGGGAGAGGAAGCTCAGAGGACGCCCGCACCGCCCCGGCCTTGCGCCTccctccccggggaccccccgaCTCGCCCTCCCGGCGCCCGCCAGGCCCCGCACCGGCTGAACACGCTCCCTATCTTCTCCAAGCGGTTCCCGGCCATGGCGGCGCCGGCGGCCAGGCCTCCCCTAGCAACGGCGCCACCCTAGCAACGctccgcccctccacccggaagCGGAagcgcgcgcgcgcgcgctctgGCGGGCCGCTGCCAGGGCGCGCAGCCAACTGCCGAGAGACGGCGGCGGGAGGTGGCGCCCAGGCAGCGCCAGCCGATGGCCGAGCAGGGCCTCAGCCGGATcgtgtcccccctcccctcaatTTAAAGGGCCAGCGCCGCCGTCCCCAAGGCCACCCCGTGCCGGGACCCCTGTGCCGCCATGTCGGGCACCCGAGGGGGAGGaaggcggcggcagcgcggggaaCCCTCAGCCTGGGCCTCGTCCCCTTCAGAGCCGCTcacaccaccagcagctctgAGCATCCAGCCTCTGCTTCCCAATAACGCCCGCTCCAGCTGCCTCGCCAGGGTAGGATTAAACCAGAAATGTTCCTGGAACTTGTCCCTTTCTCCTTTCGGTGAACCAGAACATTATTTGTGAGAGTAAAATTACAATCTTGAAATGTAGGTTTGTTGAGAAAATCAGTgaactgaaggaagaaggaaaaattgaAGAGGGAAAAATTGtttgaagaaacaggaaaagccCTTTTAGCCAGCGGGATAATTTTACAGAGAAGAGGAACAGACAAAGTAGTAAAAGGAAGGGCCACGTCCTGAAATACCAGGGTCTTCCTTAGCACCCACCCTGGAATGACACCGGCTGTGCCTCCCCGAAGCCTCCCTGGCCGTAGGGTGAAGAGGGCGGGTGAAGGCAGCCGTTGCCCCCCGTTCCGCTGGGCGAACGCTGCGGGCCCTGGCAGGGCGGCCTGGCCGCTGTCTCCGGTTTCTTGAGGGAGCCGTCGGGGCTGCCCAGTTGCCGGCCTCGGGTGGCTGCTGCGGGTGGTGGGGGAGGACAGCTGTCCGGCCAAGGGACATGTCCCAAGGAAAGGAGGAGCTGCTGTCCCCCACGCAGGAGGGGACACATCGGACGTTGCCGTTGCGTGCTGTGCCCGCTCCTCCTCCGTGGAGTCATTTCTCTCCATCCGGCAGGAATGACATCCCCAGAGGCTGGGGCTCATCTCCTCCACCCGCAGCACTTTACACCTGCCGTATTTGCTGTCCCCTAAGCTAAGCACCGCTACGTCCCCACGGCAGCCAAGGAGCCTGGAGACTGGTGGTGACATTGGCCTGCAGACCGTCACCGTGTGAAGAGAATCAGTCTGGCCCCGGTCGCCTTCTGGTGTTGGGTCTCACCCAGAGAGCGAGCGGTGGGATTTGCCACCGTGGTTTGCACAAGCCCTGTCTGGGGGTTGCAccggggcctgatcctgccctgggcagccccagcactgcttGCTGGGCCCAGGAGGTGGCAGCAGACGGTGCCTGGCtgcccagcacacagccccagTCTGTATTATTTACCTTAATTTATAAAATCCAGCAGCTACACCCAGACTATTTGCCCTTGTAAACAGCCGGTCAGCATTTCCAACAACCTGACTTGGGGGAAGTGCGTGGCAGCGAGCAGTTGCTGGTCACTAGGTGCAGCCCTTAGCTTGGGAATGAGCTGAGGAGAATAAAAATATCTCTGTCCTTCCATCTTCCAGCCTTGGGAAGGAAGGGGGCAGTAAATTTCCACCGCAGACTGACAGCCAGCAGGTACTCGATGCCAGTCTAGAACACCTCTAGCATTCATCGTCATCTGAGCACAGTTTTTAGTCCTGGGCTTTTCTCAGCTGCTGGTTTTCTTAAAACacggttttgaaagaaaaacccTTGTCCCCATAGAGCAAAAGAATTCAAAAGGGAGTTGCTGGGACCGCTCCAGGGCTGCATCTGAGCTGCTCAAAGGACTGGGCAGGCCCGGTCTTTTCAGCCCTTTGAAAAAGCCCTGGCTCCCCCGCAGGCTCGCGACAGCTTGCTTGGCCTCCGCAGGAAGGCGACAGCCAGGGTTTCTCCAGCATTTCGATGCTTTTGACATTTAAGGCAAGAATGCCTTGACTTTTTCCAGCATCTTCTTTCACAGGGAAGCTTTCCAAGCCACACGTGAGGCTGGGAAGCTCTAATCCTGCCAGCAGCCTAAAGCTGCTCCCGGACAGCTGGCGCGGGGCAAGCAGACTCCGGCTGCGTCCCCTGCGGGCGCACGGCCCCATCCCCACAAGTGAGGGGGATGCTccacatgccccccccccccccccggggctgcccacctgccctgctgccaggaaATAACCCTCCtcctgcgtgtcttgggctgcccGTGGCCAGGGAATGTGGAGGTTTGGAGCAGTCCCCGGAATCACAGCCCCTCCAGCCAGACACTGCCTTGCTAAGGCTGCCCCCGGGGGGGTTATTTCTCAAGGGCAGCACAGTCTGGACAGGCCAAATGTCCTATTCTTCCCCAAAACGAAGGGTTGGAGACTGAGGTTTTGAGTGctggctggggacaccctggaCCAGCTCCTGTAAATGCGGTTTGACAGTCTCTTGCCCTTCCCTCACACCTAGCACAGACCCCCCCCTCATTTTTGGGTCTATTTTTAAGCCTCTGAGGAGTTTCTCACCAAAAGTTTTCCTCCTCCAGCCTGCTGCAGGGAACACGAAAGAAAGGGGAAGCCAAGCCCAGTGCCAAGAAGGCAATTCCCTACGGGAGTGCTGCTGGGACCAGCCCCTACGGCAGAGGCTCCACCAATGCCGTCCAGCTCCACGCTCTCCATCTTCGCAGACCCGGCCAGCTCCGTGTGGAATTGTGTGGGGCTGGAGAGGAATAACGTCTATTTGAGAAATAATTCATAATAACAGCGTATTTCCATTCCGCCAGGAGACAACGTGAAGGAGCCAGACTTGACAGACACGGAGGAGTTACTCTGCGATAGTTAATGAAACAGTTTAAAGAAATCTCACACGCCCCGTCCCCCAGAGGCttgttattttcagaatgaagCGGGTAAGACACAGCATTTCTCCTTTTCCGCTCTTTCCTGTAAGGCAGGTCCTCACGGGCGTGGGGGGAGCTCACATAGGGCCCCACGCTCGCAGCCTCTGACCCCAGCAGAGCCCTTTGCGTTGGGCCCCGGCGTGGGGTCGGCAGCGGGGAGCGGTGGGTGCCCCACGCACCCGGCGTGCTGTGGGGTGCTGGCGCTTCGAGGTGAGGAGCATCCTCGGCTGTGCCAGGGCTGTCCCCGAATCCTGAGCTCCCACCGCTCTTCTCGCTCTCTGCCACAACCGGCACCGGCGGGGACCTGCTCCTGAACCAAAATCCTGCCGCGTGGAAGCGGGAATTGCTCTCGGATGGAGCCGGCAGCTCACCAGCGACAGGCCTCGCACTGCGCTCGCTTTTCCCGAGAAAATCCTCGGATGCAAATTCAGCATCGTCAGGAGCAGGGAGGCATCGAGCCGCGGCGGCTTCTGCAGCCGTGAGGGACGCAGCTACAACGGGCACAAAGGGAAGAAGCATCTCCCTCCCCaacctcatttttttaatttgtccccCTGTCCAGAAATgggtgaaaaaaagcaaaatacaccCCAGTGTCAAGAGTACAACAGGACTTTATTATATGAATTACTATTAaacatctttaagaaaaaaatcacttatggAAATAAATTCTAAAATAGCAACACTCACAAACATTACAGattgcctttgttttcttttgaaaccaTTTTGTATAGAAGTGATACAAACGTCACTGAGAATTGTACATTTTTATGTAAGAAATGCATTTTGCCTTCCAAGCTGGTTTTAGTGGCCTTTCTACTCAtcagacctgattttttttttttttttttcaaataggaCATAAAACAAATCACTCTTCATCCTCCATTAAAACAACGCTTTGTACCTCCACGATATTTTGAAAAGGCTACAGAGTGACATCATTCAGAGAGGCTTCGCTGAGCCTCGGAGATTTCCGGGTAGGTCGTTAGACCGTGTTAGCAAAGATCCCCGAGCCCCTgcggccgcccgcccgctgccAACCCCCCGCGCTCACGGGCAGGGTCCCCACTTCGGCCGCAGGCCCCGTCACGGTCACGCGTGTGCCCAGACTCCCACTGACACAAAATCTTTGCTGACCGCGTAGACGGGGCCAGCGAGGCCGGGGGGTTCCAGTGGTTGCAGCAGGACTGACCTGTGAGGGGACGCGGCTCGGCCAGCGCCGGGCTGCCGGGGAGCTCCGCACCATCCTCCGCAGCCGCGGGGCGACGCTTCCGAGGGGCACGGCCAACCCTCCGTGGGCTCGGCAGagggaagacacgctgcgagcgCCCCGGGGGCTCGAGCGCTTCGCCAGCCGGACCCTCCAGCAACAACCTCCTCGGCTGGGAGAAGCAGAATTTCCTTCGCGCAAGAGCTCCTGCCCGGCTGCCTGTCGGGGCTTCCTGCGCTCATGGA
Above is a genomic segment from Athene noctua chromosome 19, bAthNoc1.hap1.1, whole genome shotgun sequence containing:
- the MRPS23 gene encoding small ribosomal subunit protein mS23, yielding MAGNRLEKIGSVFSRTRNLLRIGVIKKPLWFDVYAAFPPRREPVYRVPKPRYGKVKDVIPPIFYQEDQVRAKFYRIYGSGPRPFDLSQLNYKSTCQRFVEKFNELKEEGKIEEEKLFEETGKALLASGIILQRRGTDKVAQEDHQDVGTRDSALHLQLRTVLEEMQEGKKDQKEQTPEQAEMQKENPLPS